In Mycoplasma feriruminatoris, the sequence TAATTGATAAGCATTAAACATATCAATTGAAGCATTAGCTTGTTTTTTTCTTAAAAAGAATGATAAATATCCTTTTGAAATCCTATTAGTATTTGATTGAGAAGTAGCACCTAAAAGATCTTTTAAAGTAGATCTAGATACATATAAAATTGCACCTAACTGTGATTGAGGAATTGGAAAATCAGGATCAGTTGTTGGGAAAAATGAATAAGTATCAGTAGCAAATCCAACAATTGTTAATAAAGATCCATCAACTATAATTTGTTGACCTAATTTTAAGTTATGACTTCTTGCAAATTGTTCTGAAATTAAAGCTTCACCTTTACTTGGTGATCTTGCTCCTTGATTTTTATTTAAAATAGTTAAATTAGTAGTGTGATCATTATTTAAAACTACTAAACGATATCTAATTTGAGTAACACTATCATAATTAAAAACTTCACTTCTAAAATTAATATCATAACCACTAGCAATAGCAGTATATTTTAAATGTGCTAATCAAATATTGTGAAATAAATCAATATTATCAAATTGATTTTCACCAATTATAAAATCTTTTTTTATAAATTCAGTATCTGATAAAACAGTAATAACATTAGTTAAAGAAGTTCCATTACCATTATAAAATAACAATTTAAACAATGAAGTATCATTAATTATTGGATTAATTGCTTGAACTTTTTTATTATTATCAATAGTTGTTAAAACTAGTTCAGTATTTCCTTTTAAACCTTTTTCTAAAACTAGTTTTTTAATATTATGATCATTATCATTATTTAAAACTAAAACACTATTATCATTTTGATTTACAATAGTTTTATTTGATTCAAATTCAGTTAAATAAGGTTTGTTATTATCACTAATTATTCAATTTTTAGATTTAGTTTCATCAGTATTATCAATTTTATTTCCTGTTAAAAAAACATAAAAATTATTACCTTTTTTATCATTGTTTTGTTCACTAAAATAAGGTAGATAAACACTTCTATAAATATATTGAAATAAAGACATACCACTTATATAAAAATAAGAAAATAGTTCTTTATTTACAATTTGTTCATTAAAAGTTTTTCTAAACTCTTTTGCATTAAAGTTATTTTTTATATTTTCATATTTAACATTATCTAGTACTTTAGCATCATTTAAAAACTCATTTTTATCTTTAAAACTATTTGTTAAATATTTACCAATTATAGTGTTTTTTAAATATGAATAATTAGAATTATTTTTTAAAAATTGGTCATAAGAATGATAAACAAATTTATTAAAATATAAAGCAAGTTGTCATAATCAATTTTGTTGTCAAATCCAATTAACATCATTTCCATTAATTGTAGTAAATAATTCAACAAACTCTTTATTTTCAAATAGTTCAGTAAGTATTGTTTTATTATCAAAATCTTTAGTTAGATTCTTTTTATTTAAAATAAAGTTTAAATATGAAGTATTTTTACTATTAGAGTTTAGATTGTAATAAGAATTAGAATTATTAACTAAATCTAATAAAGGAATTACTGAACGATCTGTTGTTGAGTTATTTCTATCAGTTCTATATGATCTGATTTCATTAGTACTACTATAATCAAATTTATCTACATTATTAACTATATTATTATAAGTTTTATTAATTCTTGAAGTTAAAGTTAGTGAAGTACTTAAAATAAATGATGCTAAAAAAGATAATAAAAGAATAATGATAAATTGAATTTTAAACTTAAATACACCTTTTAATCCTTGTTTTAATAACAATAAAAAGCTAGATATTCTTTTCATATCTTTCTCCATAAAATCAAATCATTTGTCTTTTTAATACTATCATTTTTTTATCTAATCTACATTTTTAAGAGCCTTTTTAAAATAAAACAATATGGCTATATGTTAATATTTAATTGATTAAATTTTACTATAACAAGGAGAGTAGATGAAAAAATTATTAATAGGTTTTAGTACATTTTCATTATTAGTTAGTTCATCTAGTGTTGTTTCTTGTACTATAACTCATCAATTTAAAAATAATCATTTAGATCAAATCAAATTGCTATTAAACACTTCAGCAATTGCTGCTCAATCAGTTATTTTAAGTGATAAAAATACTACAAATATAAGCACTGATTATTCACTAAGAACTTTTAGTCAAACTAAAATTACTGACTTATATAAAAATGATGCAAAAAAATTAGCTGATAAATATGTTACTGATAAAAAAGCTAGTTATGAATATCAATTTAAATCAATGTTTTTAACACTACAAAGTTCAAATTGAACTGAACAACTTAAAAAAGTAGCTCAACTAAATAAAGAAAATAAAACTACTAATTTAGATTTAGCTTGAAATGATACAAGTACAAAAACAACTGATAATAATCTTTTTAAAACTTTAAGTTTAGTTTCAGCTGGATTTAACTTTTTATTTTCAGGTGACTTTACAGCAAATCAACAAGGTAATTTAATTAATAACTTTTTATCAAATCAATCTGGATTATTAGAAACCACTGTTTTTAATAACAACAAATTTTCTAGTCTATTAGATTCACTAAATAGTATTGAAGATAATAAATTTTTTAACCTTGCAAATAGTTTATTTTCACAGCCTGAATGAGTTAATGAAATAGATAAAGATAATAATTTAAACCAAAAAACATTAAAAAATATTTTAGATTCTTCATCTCAAAAATTATGAGAACAAATATTACCAAAAGATGAAAATCAAGAATTTAAAATAGATTGATCAAAAATATTTACACCTTTAATTGATTTATTAAAGGCTTTTAGTATTTATCAAAAAATTATAGAAGAAAAATCAGATAAATCAGATAAAACTTTAAACTATTCAACTATGGATCCTTTACATTTATTTAGTAAAGATAAAACAAATAGTGAATTTTTATATGAAGTATTAAATATTAATTTAAAAGATATTTACAACAATAAAAGTAACGAACAAATCAAACAAGAAATTAATTCAATTGATCTAAAACAATTAATTAAATTTTTTAAAAATACTTTAGTTTTTGATAAAGAGGACAAGCACGGTTATAAGCTTCAAAAGTTTGTTGTTATGTTACTAGGTAGTGCAAGCGAACATGAAAAAGATAATGATATAAAAAATAACTTTTTATTAAAACCTGCTTATGATTGATATGAAAAAAATAAAGAAAAAGTTAAAAAAATAGTTACAAAACAATTAGAAAAAATTGAAAGTATAAAACCTTTTGCTCCTACTATTTCTAACAATATTACGACTTTATTTGAGATTATAAAAGCTTTTCATCAAGATTTAGTTGAACAAGGAACTAATAAAAAGTTAAAAGGTGAATTAGATAAATATTTAGGTCTAGCAAAAATACTTTTACCTACTTTAGGTTTAGATAAAAAAATAGTTGAATTTTTAGATTCAAAAGCATTAAAAAACTTTTTAAACAATCCATTTTTAGCTTTATATAAACAAGACTTTTTAAAAGAAGTATATATATTAATTAATCAATTATCAGGTAAAGAAATTATTAATAATCAAATTATTGATAATATTTCAAATATTTATAAATTCACTACTTTAAAATTAGATAAATTTGCTAACTATTTACTAGGATTAGTTAAAAAACCAGTAGATGGTAAAAATAGTTTTGATGAATTTCAATTTTTATATAGTTTAAAAGATTTATCAATTTCTGACATTATTAATAATTTAGAAAGTTTTTATAATAAAGAAAATTCATCTTATATTTTTAATTTAGATAACTTTAAAGGTTTATTAGATTCAATATTTAATAAAAACATAACTGCAAGTTTTAAATATAAAGAACAAGAACAAAAACTAGAAACTAAAAATAATTTATCAACTATACTAACATTACTAGCTTTAAATCCAAACAATGTAAAAGATTTAGAAGTTAAAGTAAATGATGATAAAAACAAGCTTTCTGATCAAATCAAAAAAGCAATTGAAGAAAAACAATATGGATTAGCTTCAGTGTTACTTCTTGGTTATAACAATAATGAAAAGAAATTTTATAAAGATTCTATTTTAGATAATGCTGCTAATTTATTTGGACATAATGAAAAAGATTTAAATAAAGATGCTTCTAAAAATGCTATAAACATTTTAATAAAGTCTTATTTAGAATTAATTAATTGATTTCAAAATGTATCTTTAAAAAAATATGCTCAAGATAATTTTGCAGTTTATTTAGATCAAAATAATTGATCAACTGAATTAATTGAACAAAAAGGAACTATTGATAATTTAAATGAGCCATTAATCATTAAATATGTGTTAAAATATATAGACCCAAATGATAATAATAAAAATTGAAAGTATAATGTTGTGATAAAAAGAACTTCAAATTTAGAACAACCTTGAACAATAACTGAAATAACTAAGTTAACTGATAATAAATAATTTACTAAATTACTTTCTATAAATTTAAGGAGAAAAATATGAAAAAGTTACAAAGCTATCTTAAATTACTATCAATAGGTTCTGTTATAGTTCTTGCTGGAACTACAATAAGTTGTAGTAATATTAATAATTCAGCTACTAGAAATTTTGTAATACCAACTGTTAATAGACGACCTAATAATTCAAATAGTGAAAGTAATAGTAACGAAAATAAAAATAATACAACTCCTGAAAATACTCAACCAGTAAATAATGATCAAAGTAGAAATCATAATTCAAGTAATGATTATTCACATAATGAAGTTATAATTCCAACTGATAGCAATCCTAATAATGGTCAAGCTTTTTACTCTTCTATTTCATATTTAAATCACAATTTAACAGAATTAGAAAATAAGTATATTGACTTTGGAAATAAAAGTTTTAAAGAGATTAAAGTTAATGATAATGATATTAAAGACATTATT encodes:
- a CDS encoding MOLPALP family lipoprotein — protein: MKKLLIGFSTFSLLVSSSSVVSCTITHQFKNNHLDQIKLLLNTSAIAAQSVILSDKNTTNISTDYSLRTFSQTKITDLYKNDAKKLADKYVTDKKASYEYQFKSMFLTLQSSNWTEQLKKVAQLNKENKTTNLDLAWNDTSTKTTDNNLFKTLSLVSAGFNFLFSGDFTANQQGNLINNFLSNQSGLLETTVFNNNKFSSLLDSLNSIEDNKFFNLANSLFSQPEWVNEIDKDNNLNQKTLKNILDSSSQKLWEQILPKDENQEFKIDWSKIFTPLIDLLKAFSIYQKIIEEKSDKSDKTLNYSTMDPLHLFSKDKTNSEFLYEVLNINLKDIYNNKSNEQIKQEINSIDLKQLIKFFKNTLVFDKEDKHGYKLQKFVVMLLGSASEHEKDNDIKNNFLLKPAYDWYEKNKEKVKKIVTKQLEKIESIKPFAPTISNNITTLFEIIKAFHQDLVEQGTNKKLKGELDKYLGLAKILLPTLGLDKKIVEFLDSKALKNFLNNPFLALYKQDFLKEVYILINQLSGKEIINNQIIDNISNIYKFTTLKLDKFANYLLGLVKKPVDGKNSFDEFQFLYSLKDLSISDIINNLESFYNKENSSYIFNLDNFKGLLDSIFNKNITASFKYKEQEQKLETKNNLSTILTLLALNPNNVKDLEVKVNDDKNKLSDQIKKAIEEKQYGLASVLLLGYNNNEKKFYKDSILDNAANLFGHNEKDLNKDASKNAINILIKSYLELINWFQNVSLKKYAQDNFAVYLDQNNWSTELIEQKGTIDNLNEPLIIKYVLKYIDPNDNNKNWKYNVVIKRTSNLEQPWTITEITKLTDNK